In Nostoc sp. UHCC 0926, a single genomic region encodes these proteins:
- a CDS encoding MFS transporter produces the protein MFQSTEIIVGLYKPLLWLAQIQGESSNVTPAQASVLTSGPRFFVALISGVILAFAFQLVLTNLSLAAGISYLGHSSDSDSDSGEVGSLGGSIRKIGTAVGIWTLVTVTIALLIASFLAVKLSLVILDPALGAILGLVIWGAYFLILVWVSSTTVGSLIGSVVNTATSGFQAIMGTATAALGAKAVNNQVVATAEAAASAIRRELGSAIDPTSIRENVEDYLDKLRPPELDLSKIRSDFENLLNDPQLKALAGTPDIRNINREKFIELVSSRTDLSKKDVSRIADTLYKVWQQVVSQQSPTPDGLAELMDYLKSVPAGQSKTDELNAKLDRLVAEKGDSKQADQKAAPGLIQSTLQQGLSALSATVLGRSDLPDLDVEKILRSLTTAKDKVTQQADKLGLPTPSEPYSPIRADVENYLHNTYAWQLSREKIAQEFRDVIYDPAADPGIVKRELERLSRNDFANILQQRGLLTQAQIQRIANQLEAVRQEVLVTVRAIEERDIVQDLQRAVESYLLVTPKADLTAEGIEQNFKPLLQDPEADYETLTLRLALVTRQEIREILLQRNDVQLYEVDSILDEFEKQRDRVLVESKGLAEQAQYQAETLWLNVESYLRNTGKSELNPDAIRAEFKKLLEDPQAGITSIRARLSRFDRDTLVQLLSQRQDLSEDQVNQAINAAEESWHSIRHTPQAVVEKAKEQYDSVTTTIADYLRNTGKQELNPEGIGRDLTRLFENPKEGAVALRRRLSQVDRDTLVKLLSQRQDLSEEQVNEIIDSTQNSIRNFVRAPRRLATRTQQRIETFKGNLEDYLRETGKEELNPEGIKRDLQLLLHDPRVGVETFSDRLSHFDRSTIIALLKIREDVSDDEAARIADNIVSVRDQFVEQVRNIQRGIQDAIDGVFGRIRNYLNSLDRPELNYDNIKRDVRTFFDDPQAGFDALRDRLSSFDRDTLVAIMSSREDISEEDANGIIDQIERARNTVLQRAERIQQEAQRRLEEVKHQAQRQAEETRKAAATAAWWLFATASVSAVFSALGGAIAAKP, from the coding sequence ATGTTCCAAAGTACGGAAATCATAGTGGGACTCTACAAACCACTATTGTGGTTAGCACAGATTCAAGGAGAATCCTCAAACGTCACGCCAGCACAGGCATCGGTTCTGACTTCTGGGCCGCGCTTTTTTGTGGCTTTAATCTCCGGCGTGATTTTAGCCTTTGCTTTCCAATTAGTTCTAACTAATCTCTCGCTTGCAGCCGGTATTTCCTACCTGGGGCACTCATCTGACTCGGATTCCGATTCTGGGGAAGTCGGAAGTTTGGGCGGCAGCATTCGCAAAATCGGCACCGCAGTGGGGATTTGGACATTAGTCACTGTGACGATCGCCTTATTAATCGCTTCTTTTCTGGCGGTTAAATTGAGCCTTGTAATTTTAGACCCAGCATTGGGAGCAATTCTCGGCTTGGTAATTTGGGGTGCTTACTTTTTGATCCTGGTTTGGGTCAGTTCCACCACCGTAGGTTCCTTAATTGGCTCAGTCGTCAATACGGCAACTTCTGGTTTTCAGGCGATTATGGGGACTGCTACTGCCGCACTAGGCGCTAAAGCTGTCAATAACCAAGTTGTAGCGACGGCTGAAGCTGCGGCTAGCGCTATCCGTCGGGAACTAGGAAGCGCCATCGACCCTACAAGTATCCGGGAAAACGTTGAAGATTACTTAGACAAGCTGCGTCCCCCAGAGTTAGATTTGTCGAAGATTCGGAGTGACTTTGAAAATTTACTCAACGATCCGCAATTAAAAGCGCTCGCTGGGACTCCAGACATTCGCAACATCAACCGCGAAAAGTTTATCGAGTTAGTCAGCAGTCGCACCGACCTTTCCAAAAAAGACGTTAGCCGCATTGCTGATACGTTGTATAAAGTTTGGCAGCAAGTGGTAAGTCAGCAATCACCTACTCCAGACGGTCTGGCTGAGTTAATGGATTATCTGAAATCAGTTCCAGCAGGACAAAGCAAGACAGATGAACTTAACGCCAAACTGGATCGGTTAGTAGCAGAAAAGGGTGATTCCAAACAAGCTGACCAAAAGGCGGCTCCAGGGCTAATTCAAAGTACACTCCAGCAAGGACTATCTGCCTTAAGCGCCACTGTGTTGGGACGGTCAGATTTGCCTGATTTGGATGTGGAAAAAATCTTGCGTAGCCTCACCACTGCCAAAGATAAAGTCACTCAACAAGCAGATAAGCTAGGGTTGCCAACACCTTCAGAACCCTATAGCCCAATTCGGGCTGATGTGGAAAATTACCTGCACAACACTTATGCTTGGCAACTAAGTCGGGAAAAAATTGCCCAAGAATTTCGTGATGTGATCTACGATCCAGCAGCTGATCCAGGAATAGTTAAGAGGGAACTAGAACGACTATCCCGCAACGATTTTGCCAACATCCTGCAACAACGGGGACTACTTACTCAAGCCCAAATTCAGCGGATTGCAAATCAGTTAGAAGCTGTCCGCCAAGAGGTGCTAGTGACAGTGAGAGCTATAGAAGAAAGAGACATAGTTCAAGACTTGCAACGCGCAGTGGAAAGTTATCTGCTCGTTACCCCGAAAGCAGATTTGACAGCCGAAGGCATTGAGCAGAATTTTAAACCACTGTTGCAAGACCCAGAGGCAGATTATGAAACCCTGACATTGCGACTGGCGCTGGTTACACGTCAGGAGATTCGCGAGATATTGCTGCAACGTAATGATGTCCAGCTATATGAAGTAGACAGCATTCTGGATGAGTTTGAAAAACAACGCGATCGCGTCTTGGTAGAATCCAAAGGACTAGCAGAACAGGCACAATATCAAGCAGAAACCCTGTGGCTGAATGTAGAATCATATCTGCGTAATACAGGGAAATCAGAACTGAATCCTGATGCCATCCGCGCGGAGTTCAAAAAGCTACTGGAAGATCCTCAAGCTGGAATTACCTCAATTCGGGCCCGCTTGTCTCGCTTTGACCGCGATACCTTAGTGCAATTGTTGAGTCAGCGGCAAGATTTGAGTGAAGATCAAGTTAATCAAGCCATCAATGCTGCTGAGGAGTCGTGGCATAGTATTCGCCACACACCGCAAGCTGTTGTGGAAAAAGCTAAAGAGCAATACGACTCTGTTACCACCACGATCGCAGATTATCTGCGGAATACTGGTAAACAAGAACTCAACCCTGAAGGTATTGGGCGAGATTTGACCAGATTGTTTGAAAATCCCAAGGAGGGAGCTGTCGCACTGCGCCGTCGGTTGTCGCAAGTAGACCGAGATACATTAGTGAAGTTGCTCAGTCAACGCCAAGATTTAAGTGAAGAACAAGTCAATGAAATCATTGATTCTACACAAAATTCGATTCGCAACTTTGTGCGTGCGCCTCGTCGCCTAGCTACCCGCACACAGCAAAGAATAGAAACATTCAAAGGTAATCTGGAAGACTATCTACGGGAAACTGGCAAAGAAGAACTCAACCCAGAAGGTATCAAGCGCGACTTGCAACTATTGTTGCACGATCCACGAGTTGGGGTGGAAACTTTTAGCGATCGCCTTTCCCATTTTGACCGTTCTACGATCATTGCCCTGCTGAAAATTCGGGAAGATGTTTCCGATGACGAAGCGGCACGGATTGCCGATAACATTGTGTCCGTAAGGGATCAATTTGTAGAACAAGTGCGGAACATCCAACGAGGCATTCAAGATGCAATTGATGGGGTTTTCGGCCGTATCCGTAACTATCTTAACTCTCTGGATCGCCCGGAACTTAACTATGATAATATCAAGCGCGATGTTCGCACATTTTTTGACGATCCCCAGGCGGGGTTTGATGCCCTGCGCGATCGCCTATCTTCTTTTGACCGTGATACCTTAGTGGCAATTATGAGTTCTCGTGAGGACATCTCCGAGGAAGATGCCAACGGCATCATCGACCAAATTGAACGGGCCCGTAACACTGTATTGCAACGTGCAGAACGCATACAGCAAGAAGCACAACGCCGCCTAGAAGAGGTAAAACATCAAGCACAGCGGCAAGCAGAGGAAACCCGCAAAGCCGCAGCTACAGCCGCTTGGTGGCTATTTGCCACAGCATCGGTTTCCGCAGTTTTCTCTGCATTAGGAGGAGCGATCGCTGCAAAGCCGTAG
- a CDS encoding high light inducible protein: protein MATKETRSSTDLPAVAAEYNGVDRNAFLFGFTPQAEIWNGRLAAIGFLAYLLWDLAGYSVLRDVLHLIGY, encoded by the coding sequence ATGGCAACTAAAGAAACTCGTTCTTCTACTGATTTACCAGCTGTTGCAGCAGAATATAACGGCGTAGATCGCAATGCTTTTCTGTTTGGTTTTACTCCTCAAGCCGAAATTTGGAACGGTCGCTTGGCAGCTATTGGCTTTCTTGCCTATTTACTCTGGGACTTAGCCGGTTATAGCGTTCTGCGTGACGTTTTACATCTGATTGGCTACTAG